Sequence from the Candidatus Neomarinimicrobiota bacterium genome:
TATCCACCGGGCGAAAGGACTCATGCAACGTGTCCCAGGCCCGCTCCCGTGCGATCCACGGCAGGTCCTCCCGCGTGTTGCCGTCATCACCGAATACCCCGAACGCGAACAGATCCCACAGGCCTGTGCCGGCCAGCTTCAACCGCGCCCCCCGTTGCACGTTGCCCGTCAGCAGAGCGGTGGCCCAATTTTCGTCCCCGCAAGCCCGCACCAGCGCCTCCGCTCCGGGGAATACCCGCACGGGCCCGGCCTGCGGCAAGCGCTCCTCCACCAGCCTCAGGAACTGTTCCAGGATTCGAGGCACGTCAGCGTCCCTGTGCGTCGCCCCGTTCCTGTAGCGTGCCAGCGCGTTGCTGATGATGGTGGGGTCGGTTTGGCCGGCCACATCAAGAAAAGTCAGGGTGACGGGTTCGCCCACGGCCTGGGAGATGGCCTCGGCCAGGGCTGCCCGCGGTACCGGTCCGGGCGCGATGAGGGTGCCGTCAATGTCGAACAGGATCAGTTTGCGCCGCCGCACGCCTATCTCCCCGGATTGTCTATGCTAAAAAACTGCCTCTGGGACCGCCGCTAAAAATAATACGCCTGGCCGTTGGGCGGATCGTCCTCCTCATCCAGGATCTCGGCGATCTTCAGCGCGATTTCTTCCGGCGGCGTCCAACTTTCCGTGGCGGCATCGGGCATGGCCTTACGGTTAGTCGGCGTATCAATCACGGCCGGAACGATGAGGTTGGCCGTCACCCCTCCGGACAGTTCCTGGGCGATCGTCATGGTGAGGCTATGCACGGCCGCCTTGCTCATGGCGTAGGGACCCGCCCCGGTCAACCCCTGCTCCCCCGCCAGCGAGCCGAAATTGATGATGCGCCCAAACTGCTGCTCCTTGAACAGCGGCAAGATGGCCTGGCAAGCATTGAGGCAGGTGATGAAGTTCAGATCGAACATGCGCGGCCACGCCTCTGGCGGCACCCCCTCCACCGGACCGCTCGACTCGTAGCCCCCCACACCGTTAATCCAGGCGTGAAACCCCTCCAGCGACCGGATGATCTCGGCCACCATAAAGTTCACCGCCACCCTGTCCGTGAGCTCGCAGGTCACGTAGCTGAGGCTGTTTTCAACGGGACGCCAATCCACTTCCGGGCCCCTGATGCAGGCCACCACATGCTGCGCCCGGCCTTTCAAATGCTCCACCAATGCCGAACCCATGGCCCCGTTGGCTCCGGTCACCACCACGACCTGCTCCCTAAGCCTCATGGCCGGCCACACCGCCACTGCATCGGGCTACCCCACCCGGCCGCGCTTCACCAGGTATTCCGACAGCGCCAGGTCGAGGGGACGGTCCGTGGTAATCTGCACGTAATCAATGTTGTGTCGTCTGCAACGGGTCCGGAAGGTGTTGATGAACTGCTCCATCTGCTGCTGATACTCCCGCCGGATATGCCACGGCTCCGTGGTGATCGTCTGGCCCGTTTCCATGTCCCGGAAGCGGGTGCGCGAGGAGTAGTCAAAGGACAGTTCCTGGGGGTCGAGGATGTGAAAAACGATCACCTCATGCCGCTTGTAGCGAAAATGCTTCAGCCCCAGCAGCACCTCGTTGGGGTCGTCGAATAGATCGGAGATCAGCACGATGAGGCCCCGCTTGACGATGGACTCGGCCAGCTGGTGCAGCACGGGCGCGATGGCCGTCTCCGGCCCCGGCGATATCCGCGACAGTTGCCCCAGCAGTGTGTTGAGGTGGCTGGCCCGGGCCCTGGGCGCCAGATAGCTGCGCAGCTGGGAATCAAACAGGGCCAAACCAATGGCATCCTGCTGATTCAGCATCAGGTAAGCCAGGGCCGCCGCCAGGGACTGGCTGTAGGATAGCTTGCTCACCCCGGCCGAGGCAAAACTCATGGACCGACTCTGGTCCAGCAGCAGGTAGCTTTTGAGGTTGGTCTCCTCCTCAAACTGCTTGACATAATACCGGTCCGTCTTGGCGAACAGCTTCCAGTCCACGTGCCGGATC
This genomic interval carries:
- a CDS encoding DUF58 domain-containing protein; amino-acid sequence: MANLTATYLNPETVARLENLSLRARLIVEGFIIGLHRSPYHGFSVEFAEHRAYGAGDEIRHVDWKLFAKTDRYYVKQFEEETNLKSYLLLDQSRSMSFASAGVSKLSYSQSLAAALAYLMLNQQDAIGLALFDSQLRSYLAPRARASHLNTLLGQLSRISPGPETAIAPVLHQLAESIVKRGLIVLISDLFDDPNEVLLGLKHFRYKRHEVIVFHILDPQELSFDYSSRTRFRDMETGQTITTEPWHIRREYQQQMEQFINTFRTRCRRHNIDYVQITTDRPLDLALSEYLVKRGRVG
- a CDS encoding SDR family NAD(P)-dependent oxidoreductase; the protein is MRLREQVVVVTGANGAMGSALVEHLKGRAQHVVACIRGPEVDWRPVENSLSYVTCELTDRVAVNFMVAEIIRSLEGFHAWINGVGGYESSGPVEGVPPEAWPRMFDLNFITCLNACQAILPLFKEQQFGRIINFGSLAGEQGLTGAGPYAMSKAAVHSLTMTIAQELSGGVTANLIVPAVIDTPTNRKAMPDAATESWTPPEEIALKIAEILDEEDDPPNGQAYYF
- a CDS encoding haloacid dehalogenase-like hydrolase, with the translated sequence MRRRKLILFDIDGTLIAPGPVPRAALAEAISQAVGEPVTLTFLDVAGQTDPTIISNALARYRNGATHRDADVPRILEQFLRLVEERLPQAGPVRVFPGAEALVRACGDENWATALLTGNVQRGARLKLAGTGLWDLFAFGVFGDDGNTREDLPWIARERAWDTLHESFRPVDTVIIGDTPNDARIARLNGSASLIVCRRAGSEWRQAIKAEGPTWLVDGFDDVPALVNMMKGTAA